One genomic window of Halovivax cerinus includes the following:
- a CDS encoding DUF7115 domain-containing protein yields the protein MSVPAIVQSSLDDAEVVERVSLGGDDELFVTSESTLIYRSDGLLSDESVDEFPHDADRVAVTEGRRKTRITLEYSLEGTREFKVPASVTDAVVHPVLAGVLAGNGITDPGERVVQTFRFSELTVIVTSQRLVKHIGSAVWDEDFEEFRYEDVTGLTFESGSVATQVVLEIDGRQQRIKAPNENAAELRQRLQQAIFAVHDVDSLDELHEKVGLDDERDQRSTVDFGEGVDPLSTDSDDEGPDGAEPAIDTETATAAVDVGADSSDGHSVETLDVETGASAAEAEQSVDPDPTSPSASGAESTAERDPRPSEGGGSEASFESSGFEPATANADADVTDRIAALEDAVERQTAQLERQQQTIEQLIEELRRGR from the coding sequence ATGAGCGTACCCGCCATCGTCCAGTCGTCGCTCGACGACGCCGAAGTCGTCGAGCGGGTGTCTCTCGGCGGCGACGACGAGCTCTTCGTCACCTCCGAAAGTACCCTCATATACCGGTCCGACGGCCTCCTCAGCGACGAATCGGTCGACGAATTCCCGCACGACGCCGATCGGGTGGCGGTCACCGAAGGTCGGCGCAAGACACGTATCACCCTCGAGTACTCGCTCGAAGGAACCCGCGAGTTCAAGGTTCCGGCGTCCGTGACCGACGCCGTCGTCCACCCCGTTCTCGCCGGTGTCCTGGCCGGCAACGGTATCACCGATCCCGGCGAGCGCGTCGTCCAGACCTTCCGCTTTAGTGAACTGACGGTCATCGTCACCAGCCAGCGCCTCGTCAAGCACATCGGCAGCGCCGTCTGGGACGAGGACTTCGAAGAGTTCCGGTACGAGGACGTCACCGGCCTCACGTTCGAATCCGGTAGCGTCGCGACGCAGGTCGTCCTCGAGATAGACGGTCGCCAACAGCGGATCAAAGCCCCCAACGAGAACGCGGCAGAGCTCCGCCAGCGACTGCAACAGGCCATCTTCGCGGTCCACGACGTCGACTCGCTCGACGAACTCCACGAGAAAGTCGGACTGGACGACGAGCGAGACCAGCGCTCCACCGTCGACTTCGGTGAGGGCGTCGATCCGCTGAGTACGGATTCCGACGACGAAGGCCCCGACGGTGCCGAACCCGCCATCGACACCGAAACCGCGACCGCGGCGGTCGACGTCGGCGCCGACAGTTCGGACGGACACTCCGTAGAGACGCTCGACGTCGAAACCGGCGCGTCGGCGGCCGAGGCAGAACAGTCAGTCGACCCCGACCCGACCAGTCCGTCAGCCAGTGGCGCCGAGTCGACGGCCGAACGCGACCCACGTCCCAGCGAGGGTGGCGGCTCCGAAGCCTCGTTCGAATCGAGCGGATTCGAACCCGCGACGGCGAACGCAGACGCTGACGTGACGGACCGCATAGCCGCGCTCGAAGACGCCGTCGAACGACAGACGGCCCAGCTCGAACGCCAGCAACAGACGATCGAGCAACTGATCGAAGAACTCAGGCGCGGTCGGTGA
- a CDS encoding tail fiber domain-containing protein, whose amino-acid sequence MSGEGSTIGGGVGNEANGDLSTVSGGEDNRADGQASTVGGGERNLTGDDFGTASGGHDNSVFGRYSVVGGGRNNRTTGTASTIAGGGTVEGIDGGGGNLAEGTLSFIGGGAWNTARGKHTTIGGGEDNETEAEYATVGGGLENEATGIRSTVGAGWGNEATGQAATVAGGAGNEASGVDATVGGGVGNTASARRATVGGGGATGGQGNTASGAHATVGGGRNNTASGDRATVPGGFSNEAAGEDSFAAGRGATATHDGAVVFGDSTDTDISSSGPDEAHFQMPIHAPAFNTVSASAAKTNVEPVDPQAALRGVRSLSVTTWEFREHEDGRHMGPMAEEFADTFDLGADETAIASVDSDGVALAAIQGLAESIDEKDERISELEDRLATLESRIDK is encoded by the coding sequence ATGAGCGGCGAGGGAAGCACGATCGGCGGCGGCGTCGGAAACGAGGCGAATGGCGACCTGAGCACCGTCAGCGGCGGCGAAGACAACCGAGCCGACGGACAGGCGAGTACCGTCGGCGGTGGCGAGCGGAACCTCACCGGGGACGACTTCGGGACGGCGAGCGGCGGTCACGACAACTCGGTGTTCGGTCGGTACAGCGTCGTCGGCGGCGGCCGAAACAATCGGACGACGGGGACCGCGAGTACCATCGCTGGCGGCGGCACGGTCGAAGGCATCGACGGCGGTGGCGGTAATCTGGCGGAGGGCACCCTGAGTTTCATCGGCGGCGGCGCGTGGAATACCGCCAGAGGCAAGCACACGACGATCGGCGGTGGCGAAGACAACGAGACCGAAGCGGAGTACGCGACCGTCGGCGGCGGACTCGAGAACGAGGCCACGGGCATTCGATCGACGGTCGGCGCGGGCTGGGGAAACGAAGCCACCGGTCAGGCGGCGACGGTGGCCGGCGGCGCGGGCAACGAGGCGAGCGGCGTCGACGCGACCGTCGGTGGCGGTGTCGGCAATACGGCGAGTGCCCGGCGAGCGACGGTCGGCGGTGGCGGCGCCACGGGCGGACAGGGGAATACGGCCAGCGGTGCCCACGCGACGGTCGGCGGCGGTCGTAACAACACGGCGAGCGGCGATCGGGCGACCGTTCCCGGCGGGTTCTCGAACGAAGCGGCCGGCGAGGACTCGTTCGCGGCCGGTCGGGGCGCCACCGCAACGCACGACGGAGCGGTCGTGTTCGGGGACTCTACGGACACCGACATCTCGTCGTCCGGTCCCGACGAAGCGCACTTCCAGATGCCCATCCACGCACCGGCGTTCAACACTGTGAGCGCCAGCGCGGCGAAGACGAACGTCGAACCGGTCGACCCGCAGGCCGCACTCCGGGGCGTCAGGTCGCTCTCGGTCACCACCTGGGAGTTCCGCGAGCACGAAGACGGCCGACACATGGGACCGATGGCCGAGGAGTTCGCAGACACGTTCGATCTCGGCGCGGACGAGACCGCCATCGCGTCGGTCGATTCCGACGGCGTCGCGCTCGCCGCGATTCAGGGACTGGCAGAATCCATAGACGAGAAAGACGAGCGCATCTCCGAACTGGAAGACCGACTCGCGACGCTGGAGTCGCGGATCGACAAGTGA
- a CDS encoding bifunctional metallophosphatase/5'-nucleotidase, with protein MSHDPSPAGPWRSLDGTPAADSGAPDVVFAHISDLHGQLTPRYQVYYDNPTSAPDLDFGGDDRTVEHGGGVPILAAKLDELRADHEVCTLMSGDTFHGSAETTYTNGRAMLEPIDRHLRPDVYVPGNWDFGNEAAEDGNFVDLMDALDAPVLANNLYSWDDELLYDAFRLVQVGGVDVGVVGMTNVYVDRMAPAFAEGKYRFGKHPALLEESAQAARDEGAEVVVAVTEIGLPWMVQAAKDCASVDVLFSAHTHEYTWEPIVVSETETVVVESGMGEALGRVDIRIVDGEMQFRHHLYPLVESHDETPDPDPNAEQTVESIREPFFVDDPDFERGAGTLDRPLDTVVGETEQPLYRQSFLESAWNTLFNDALREHFDTDLAVAHGFRYGTAIPPGEVTLGQLYTFFPQTAPVARGVAFGQQLISHVEDFLVDNFTPYPYQQEDGRVRNFSSNVAVTIDPTAQRNRRLVEMRIDGEAIDPEETYSVATFTRPGDPERDLGNCGFPFRDVRVDEETIPVDVIVDYLAEHSPVDYEVMGLVETADDGGDAQNTPADGPYPYVQPGVDYAAGEAYCETSMIPRGNEFPKEGRNRHR; from the coding sequence ATGAGTCACGACCCCTCTCCCGCAGGACCCTGGCGATCGCTCGACGGGACGCCTGCAGCCGACAGCGGAGCCCCCGACGTCGTCTTCGCCCATATCAGCGATCTGCACGGCCAACTCACCCCGCGATATCAGGTCTACTACGACAATCCGACGTCCGCTCCCGACCTCGATTTCGGCGGCGACGATCGCACCGTCGAGCACGGCGGTGGCGTCCCGATCCTCGCGGCGAAACTCGACGAGTTGCGAGCCGATCACGAGGTCTGCACGCTCATGAGCGGCGACACCTTCCACGGTTCGGCAGAGACGACGTACACGAACGGCCGGGCGATGCTGGAGCCGATCGACCGCCATCTCCGCCCCGACGTCTACGTCCCCGGCAACTGGGACTTCGGCAACGAGGCCGCCGAGGATGGCAACTTCGTCGACCTGATGGACGCCCTCGACGCGCCGGTCCTCGCGAACAACCTGTACAGCTGGGACGACGAGTTACTGTACGACGCCTTTCGTCTCGTCCAGGTCGGTGGCGTCGACGTCGGCGTCGTCGGGATGACCAACGTCTACGTCGACCGGATGGCCCCCGCGTTTGCCGAGGGGAAGTACCGGTTCGGCAAGCATCCCGCTCTCCTCGAGGAGTCAGCGCAGGCTGCCCGCGACGAGGGTGCCGAGGTCGTCGTCGCCGTGACCGAGATCGGCCTGCCGTGGATGGTCCAGGCGGCGAAGGACTGTGCGAGCGTCGACGTGCTGTTCAGCGCCCACACCCACGAGTACACCTGGGAGCCGATCGTCGTCTCCGAGACCGAGACGGTCGTCGTCGAATCCGGGATGGGCGAGGCGCTCGGCCGGGTCGACATTCGCATCGTGGACGGCGAGATGCAGTTCCGCCACCACCTCTATCCACTCGTCGAGAGTCACGACGAGACGCCAGACCCGGACCCCAATGCGGAACAAACGGTCGAGTCGATCAGAGAACCCTTCTTCGTAGACGACCCCGACTTCGAGCGCGGCGCTGGCACGCTAGACCGTCCGCTCGACACCGTCGTCGGCGAGACGGAGCAGCCGCTGTATCGCCAGTCGTTCCTGGAGAGCGCCTGGAACACGCTGTTCAACGACGCGCTCCGTGAGCACTTCGACACCGACCTGGCCGTCGCCCACGGATTCCGGTACGGGACCGCCATCCCACCGGGCGAGGTCACCCTCGGCCAGCTCTACACGTTCTTCCCGCAGACGGCGCCCGTCGCACGCGGCGTCGCCTTCGGCCAGCAGTTAATTTCGCACGTGGAGGACTTCCTCGTCGACAACTTCACGCCGTACCCCTACCAGCAGGAAGACGGCCGCGTCCGGAACTTCTCCTCGAACGTCGCGGTAACGATCGATCCGACCGCCCAGCGAAACCGCCGCCTCGTCGAGATGCGGATCGACGGCGAGGCGATCGACCCCGAGGAGACCTACTCCGTCGCCACGTTCACTCGCCCCGGCGATCCAGAACGCGACCTCGGCAACTGCGGCTTCCCCTTTCGGGACGTCCGCGTCGACGAGGAGACGATTCCGGTCGACGTGATCGTCGACTACCTTGCCGAACACTCACCCGTCGACTACGAGGTGATGGGACTCGTCGAGACGGCCGACGACGGCGGCGACGCACAGAACACGCCGGCCGACGGCCCGTATCCGTACGTTCAGCCGGGCGTCGATTACGCCGCGGGCGAGGCCTACTGCGAGACGTCGATGATCCCGCGTGGGAACGAGTTTCCGAAAGAGGGGCGGAATCGACACCGATAG
- a CDS encoding sulfite exporter TauE/SafE family protein, with protein sequence MTTNWVTTGLTSAVILLASIVHGIAGFGFAQVSMGMMPLFRSPASASIIFTATAVVSNGRVWWSVRDAFDWRKWIVPVAGLVVGMPLGIYVFSRFDENSMRVAIGAVLVLAVIVVGATQQLDVVTDWIEARDYRPGNVVGATAGLFAGIFGGSVAVPGPPMIVYGAFMSASGFWSDEEMKAVFTAFFGTLMLYRLASLTYTGAVTAPLMIEAAIAIPMVFVGAWAGVYIFDNIPQRVFQWLVLVLLTVNAFVLLFTSIPEL encoded by the coding sequence ATGACGACGAACTGGGTGACGACCGGCCTCACGTCCGCGGTGATTCTACTCGCGTCGATCGTCCACGGCATCGCGGGCTTCGGCTTCGCGCAGGTCTCGATGGGAATGATGCCGCTGTTTCGCTCGCCCGCGAGCGCCTCGATCATCTTCACCGCGACGGCCGTCGTGAGCAACGGGCGCGTCTGGTGGAGCGTCCGCGACGCGTTCGACTGGCGCAAGTGGATCGTCCCGGTCGCCGGACTCGTCGTCGGGATGCCGCTCGGCATCTACGTCTTCAGTCGATTCGACGAGAATTCGATGCGCGTTGCCATCGGCGCCGTCCTGGTCCTCGCGGTGATCGTCGTGGGCGCGACCCAGCAACTGGATGTCGTCACCGACTGGATCGAGGCACGCGACTATCGGCCCGGCAACGTCGTCGGCGCGACCGCCGGCCTGTTCGCGGGCATCTTCGGCGGCTCCGTCGCGGTGCCCGGCCCGCCGATGATCGTTTACGGCGCGTTCATGTCTGCCAGCGGGTTCTGGAGCGACGAAGAGATGAAGGCAGTGTTCACTGCCTTCTTCGGGACACTCATGCTGTATCGCCTTGCCAGTCTTACCTACACGGGCGCGGTGACGGCGCCCCTGATGATCGAGGCGGCGATCGCGATACCGATGGTGTTCGTCGGTGCGTGGGCTGGTGTGTACATATTCGACAATATACCGCAGCGGGTGTTCCAGTGGCTCGTCCTCGTGCTACTGACCGTGAACGCGTTCGTCCTCCTTTTCACGTCGATTCCAGAACTATAA
- a CDS encoding MFS transporter, which yields MNDRHLLGYTTVAHALNHAVILSIPLFVPIWLGEFGVSRGEIGLAVTIMTALFGVTALPAGLLSDRFGSDVLISGFLATTGIALLLVPFIDGFVGLTVVLALVGAAAGLYHPPALSFISREADQPTRGFAYHGLGANLGIGLGPLVLTLGLAVAGWRTVLPFLAVPLLGFAVLFALRGPDDYPDDPAYSADGDVRSHLRPFLGLTFGLIVVMYIAAGLYYRGVLTFLPDFLDTVASLPVVSVGSVSFEPGRWVYSAILLVGSIGQIAGGNLGERYGPGRVLLGIFVATSGALVGISALGGGAVLIAGFLFGILLFTLPPLQSAIVSEYVPAASQGFGYGLVFAINFGIGSLGATLAGTVIDASSFTRFFQLFALFPLLAFVAVSLLYRRGLES from the coding sequence GTGAACGATCGACACCTGCTCGGGTACACGACCGTCGCGCACGCGCTCAATCACGCGGTGATCCTCTCGATCCCGCTGTTCGTTCCGATCTGGCTCGGTGAATTCGGCGTCTCTCGGGGCGAGATCGGTCTCGCAGTCACGATCATGACCGCGCTGTTCGGCGTGACGGCGCTCCCTGCCGGCCTCCTGAGCGATCGATTCGGTTCCGACGTACTCATCTCGGGCTTTCTCGCGACGACTGGCATCGCGCTGTTACTGGTCCCCTTCATCGACGGTTTCGTCGGACTCACTGTCGTACTCGCCCTGGTCGGCGCCGCGGCCGGTCTCTATCACCCGCCAGCGCTGAGTTTCATCAGTCGCGAGGCCGACCAACCGACCAGGGGATTCGCCTACCACGGACTGGGCGCGAACCTGGGGATCGGGCTCGGTCCACTCGTCCTCACGCTCGGGCTCGCCGTCGCCGGTTGGCGAACGGTCCTCCCGTTTCTCGCCGTCCCGCTGCTCGGATTCGCCGTGCTGTTTGCGCTGCGTGGGCCCGACGACTATCCCGACGACCCGGCGTACAGTGCCGACGGTGACGTCCGGAGCCATCTTCGACCCTTCCTCGGGCTCACGTTCGGGCTGATCGTCGTGATGTACATCGCGGCCGGTCTCTACTACCGCGGTGTGTTGACTTTTCTGCCGGACTTCCTCGATACGGTCGCGTCGCTCCCGGTGGTCTCGGTCGGCTCGGTCTCGTTTGAACCGGGGCGCTGGGTGTACTCGGCGATATTGCTGGTCGGTTCGATCGGACAGATCGCCGGCGGAAACCTCGGCGAGCGCTACGGACCGGGTCGGGTCCTGCTCGGTATCTTCGTCGCGACGAGTGGCGCACTCGTCGGCATATCGGCTCTCGGCGGTGGGGCGGTACTGATCGCTGGATTCCTGTTCGGTATCCTGCTGTTCACCCTTCCGCCGCTCCAGTCGGCAATCGTCTCGGAGTACGTCCCGGCGGCCAGTCAGGGATTCGGGTACGGACTGGTCTTCGCGATCAACTTCGGAATCGGATCGCTGGGAGCGACGCTCGCCGGAACCGTCATCGACGCGAGTTCGTTTACGCGATTCTTCCAGCTGTTCGCGCTCTTCCCGCTGCTCGCATTCGTCGCGGTATCCCTCCTGTACAGACGAGGGCTGGAGAGCTGA
- the phoU gene encoding phosphate signaling complex protein PhoU, protein MARDSYQEQLEGLREDVCYMGEVVMERLRMGLDALDRKDEDLAREVIEGDYEVNQMYLELEQQCIDLLALQQPVASDLRFIAASFKIITDLERIADLAVNLGEYTLDATRDLFPDVDIQEMGVETLDMVDDAVQAYDTENVAACRDLAVRDDDVDHFAERASEIVVRDLIERELDDSDEVEDLLQDVSRLLLTIRDLERVGDHAVNIAARTLYMVENDDELIY, encoded by the coding sequence ATGGCCAGAGATTCATATCAGGAACAACTCGAGGGACTTCGCGAGGACGTCTGCTACATGGGCGAGGTCGTGATGGAACGCCTCCGGATGGGGCTCGACGCGCTGGACCGGAAGGACGAGGACCTCGCTCGCGAAGTGATCGAGGGCGACTACGAGGTCAACCAGATGTACCTCGAACTCGAACAGCAGTGCATCGACCTGCTGGCGCTCCAGCAACCCGTCGCGAGCGACCTCCGCTTTATCGCTGCGTCGTTCAAGATCATCACCGATCTGGAACGCATCGCCGACCTCGCGGTCAACCTGGGCGAGTACACGCTCGACGCGACGCGAGATCTCTTTCCCGACGTCGACATCCAGGAGATGGGCGTCGAGACGCTCGATATGGTCGACGACGCCGTCCAGGCCTACGACACCGAAAACGTCGCAGCCTGTCGCGACCTCGCCGTGCGCGACGACGACGTCGATCACTTCGCCGAGCGCGCCAGCGAGATCGTCGTCAGGGATCTGATCGAGCGAGAGCTCGACGACTCCGACGAGGTCGAGGACCTCCTCCAGGACGTCTCCCGACTCCTGCTGACGATTCGCGACTTAGAACGTGTCGGCGACCACGCAGTCAACATCGCCGCACGCACGCTATACATGGTCGAGAACGACGACGAACTCATCTACTGA
- the pstB gene encoding phosphate ABC transporter ATP-binding protein PstB gives MTPPQMSHSETESAADQPDTTLDSDIVDDRDGPDQRTMMDRTLLEARNLDVYYGDEQALTDVDIEIPEKQVTAVIGPSGCGKSTFLRSINRMNDLVDTARIEGDLLFDGKNVYDDDVDPVALRRKIGMVFQSPNPFPKSIRDNVAYGLKVQGDDENVDEKVETALKRSALWDEVEHQLDESGLELSGGQQQRLCIARAIAPDPEVILMDEPASALDPVATSKIEDLIEELAEDYTVVIVTHNMQQAARISDKTAVFLTGGELVEFDDTNKIFENPDHQRVEDYITGKFG, from the coding sequence ATGACACCACCACAGATGTCCCACTCGGAGACCGAATCGGCCGCCGACCAGCCAGACACCACGCTCGATTCCGACATCGTCGACGACAGGGATGGTCCTGATCAGCGAACGATGATGGACCGCACCCTGCTCGAAGCGCGGAACTTAGACGTCTACTACGGCGACGAACAGGCGCTCACCGACGTCGATATCGAGATTCCCGAAAAGCAGGTCACCGCCGTCATCGGCCCGTCGGGCTGTGGGAAGTCGACGTTCCTGCGCTCGATCAACCGCATGAACGACCTCGTCGACACCGCCCGCATCGAGGGTGACCTCCTGTTCGACGGCAAGAACGTCTACGACGACGACGTCGACCCCGTCGCCCTGCGCCGAAAGATCGGCATGGTCTTCCAGTCACCGAACCCGTTCCCCAAATCCATCCGCGACAACGTCGCCTACGGCCTCAAGGTACAGGGAGACGACGAGAACGTCGACGAGAAGGTCGAGACCGCACTCAAACGCTCGGCACTCTGGGACGAGGTCGAACACCAGCTCGACGAGAGCGGCCTCGAACTCTCCGGCGGGCAACAACAGCGCCTCTGCATCGCTCGCGCCATCGCCCCCGACCCGGAAGTCATCCTGATGGACGAGCCGGCGTCGGCGCTGGACCCCGTCGCGACCTCGAAAATCGAGGACCTGATCGAGGAACTCGCCGAGGACTACACCGTCGTCATCGTCACCCACAACATGCAGCAGGCGGCCCGCATCTCCGACAAGACGGCCGTCTTCCTCACCGGCGGCGAACTCGTCGAGTTCGACGACACCAACAAGATCTTCGAGAACCCCGACCACCAGCGCGTCGAGGACTACATCACCGGGAAGTTCGGCTAA